A genomic segment from Anaerolineae bacterium encodes:
- a CDS encoding hydrogenase maturation protease, which translates to MNPRRALVIGFGNVYRRDDGVGLAVVNALRRQLGQPELPAGEDGIDALRDSTEHIDSIALHQLLPELAELLSPYERVIFVDAHVEALPQPILEEPLEACFKPATVSHILHPCALLALAEQMHGRAPQGVLLSLRGHDFDFGEGLSPATQALVPAAVARILELAGEDRADHA; encoded by the coding sequence ATGAACCCACGACGAGCGCTGGTCATTGGATTCGGGAACGTGTACCGCCGCGATGACGGCGTCGGCCTGGCGGTGGTCAACGCCCTGCGCCGGCAGTTGGGCCAGCCCGAACTGCCGGCCGGCGAGGACGGCATAGACGCCCTGCGCGACAGCACAGAGCACATTGACAGCATCGCCCTGCATCAGCTCCTCCCGGAGCTGGCGGAACTGCTCTCCCCATATGAGCGGGTCATCTTCGTCGACGCGCATGTGGAAGCACTGCCCCAGCCCATCCTGGAGGAGCCGCTGGAGGCCTGCTTTAAGCCGGCCACGGTCTCGCACATCCTGCACCCCTGCGCCCTGCTGGCCCTGGCGGAGCAGATGCACGGCCGCGCACCGCAGGGCGTCCTGCTCTCCCTGCGCGGGCACGACTTTGATTTCGGCGAGGGGCTTTCGCCGGCCACCCAGGCGCTGGTGCCGGCGGCCGTCGCCCGGATTCTGGAGCTGGCAGGAGAAGACAGGGCTGACCATGCATGA
- the hypA gene encoding hydrogenase maturation nickel metallochaperone HypA has product MHELPVTEGILRIAIEHAQKAGASRITDIHLVIGDLAGFVDDSIQFYFDILTPGTLAEGAKLHFHRVATRLRCWECGHEFSPQERDWTCPQCGATGGEVLAGKEFYVESIEIE; this is encoded by the coding sequence ATGCATGAACTGCCGGTGACGGAAGGCATCCTGCGCATAGCCATCGAGCACGCGCAAAAGGCTGGCGCCAGCCGCATCACCGATATCCATCTGGTCATCGGTGACCTGGCCGGCTTTGTGGATGATTCCATCCAGTTCTATTTCGATATACTGACGCCGGGCACCCTGGCCGAAGGGGCCAAACTGCACTTCCACCGCGTGGCGACCCGACTGCGCTGTTGGGAATGCGGCCATGAGTTCTCTCCCCAGGAGCGGGATTGGACCTGTCCGCAGTGCGGCGCTACCGGCGGCGAGGTGCTGGCCGGCAAGGAATTTTACGTGGAAAGCATCGAGATCGAATGA
- the hypB gene encoding hydrogenase nickel incorporation protein HypB translates to MERKQIPVVERILSANDRVAADNRARLQGHGITTVNIMSSPGAGKTTLLLATIRALGGTCRIGVIEGDVASQVDADKIAQAGVPVVQINTGGGCHLDATMVQQALEALPLDEIQLLFIENVGNLICPAGFDLGQDYNVALLSVPEGHDKPYKYPGMFEFVDLVLATKTDLMPYMDFDLAEFRRLVQGLNPRAPVIPLSARTGEGMEAWLEWLRAAVKGK, encoded by the coding sequence ATGGAGCGAAAGCAGATCCCGGTAGTGGAACGGATATTGAGCGCCAACGACCGTGTGGCGGCGGACAACCGGGCGCGCCTGCAAGGGCACGGTATCACAACAGTCAACATCATGTCCTCGCCGGGCGCCGGCAAGACCACCCTGCTCCTGGCCACCATCCGCGCCCTGGGCGGGACCTGCAGGATCGGCGTCATCGAAGGGGACGTGGCCTCCCAGGTGGACGCCGACAAAATCGCCCAGGCCGGCGTGCCTGTGGTGCAGATCAACACCGGCGGCGGCTGTCACCTGGACGCGACCATGGTCCAGCAGGCGCTGGAGGCCCTGCCGCTGGACGAGATTCAGCTCCTGTTCATCGAGAACGTGGGCAACCTGATCTGCCCGGCCGGCTTCGACCTGGGGCAGGACTACAACGTCGCCCTGCTGAGCGTACCGGAAGGCCACGACAAGCCGTACAAATACCCTGGCATGTTCGAGTTCGTGGACCTGGTGCTGGCCACCAAGACCGACCTGATGCCCTACATGGACTTTGACCTGGCGGAGTTCCGCCGGCTGGTGCAGGGGCTGAACCCCCGCGCGCCGGTCATCCCCCTCTCGGCGCGCACAGGTGAGGGGATGGAGGCCTGGCTGGAATGGCTGAGAGCGGCAGTGAAGGGAAAATAA